The genomic DNA atattaTTCTGGTTTCATTTCAGTTTATATTTGTCACAAGATGGATGTCGCGTACCGGAGGAAGTTGTTGTAGTTTCTCAATTTGTTGTGATACTGTTTATGTTTTATCTTGTAATCGATTTTTATTAGATTTCGCGTACCGATTGAGGGCGCATTTTATTATGACTGATCATGGGAAGCGTGTCACTTGCCCATAGTTGTTGCTTAATTTCTTCAATTTGGTAATACGAGCCCAATGACGTGAGTAGTATTTGTTTATCTTGAAGTCTATTAGTTATGTTATCAGATAAGCCGAGTGTCATGCTGAAATATGGTTCTTAAGTAATGAAATTAACGTGTCAAAATTATGTAGGCCGAGTGAAGTAGTTCAAATGAAAACGCCGCATACGTGTATATGCATGCATTCCGTAAAGGAAAGCATACAGTCGTGCGTGGCGTAGTTGTGTTTCGAAGGCAAGCAACTTGAATTTGGCGCCTTTGGGCACGTGCTGAACGCATTGTTAATTGATATGTTAACATATGGAAGCAGTAATCATAGACGCCTTTTAAAGACGTATTTAGTTTACTAGGagcaattacccgtggcagcACAGGGGGTAGGAGTCATTCTTCTTTATcaaggtgtgtgtgtgggggggggggcagagacaTGTATGTACACCTAGACTGCCTATTTACACTGAAAGCCAAACAGTTTTTTGAGGAAATATATTTAAGTAACTGATTCATagaatatttctctttcaattaATATAGATATAAGGTTTAATCAAGTTTAGCATCTAGGTTTGAACTGGAGAAAGAAATTTAATAATCATGACACAGATCCAtctattttttataaaattggaaaatatattaGAACACGATGCATTCAGCAAGCAGTCATACTACATTTGTGTTTTGTTAATCACCCAGAAATGAATAAAGTTTAACATTTGAATTGGCGAACATAATACTAAATATAgttaatttatttgtaaatgaatttaagagacatttaaattttgtttaatgtGTGTAGCAAGGAAAGAAAATACCAGTGTTACAAATGTGCAGAACTGAGAAtatctgatcaaatttgcccttcaataaaagggttaatagcaattaacaaataataataattttggagTTTTGGATCTTAGAACTGAGTTTATTGTCtgactcaaccaaacaacttcatcaGGTTGGAATTAGGATTTAATCCCTTACTGCGGCATCAAccattcaaaataaatgttaCGTTTTACGTCAAAATTTCTAACCACCGAACTGTGTGCAAGAGAGCAATGACACAACTTGGCCGTGTGCTTCAGGTAACGGAATCTGTTACAATATAGGATTAAATTTAAACGATGTGTTAGTGAAACTGGGCAGGTTGCTAGGTCATTGGATTGACCtatttatcaataataataataataataatccgcttttatatagcgcttaatccatcggaacgacgtttctaagcgctttacagatatattattaccccggtcatcggattcaatcagtcatcaagaaaatatatctttctcAAAGATTCATCATGAAGGTTTTATCTCCCGATTTCACTGATGTTGACATAGATTCTAGGCCAACATAtaatattctcatttcattCTCACCTGATCGGCAAGCAGGTGACAGGGAACTTATTAGTGAGAATTGTTTGTATGTCCAAGAAATCGAGAGACAAAACCTTTGTGATGAAGTTTTGCAACATGTACCGTCGCAAGAAATACCAAAATACACATTGGTCATTTCACGCGCTTGCGATACTGCCGCTGCAGAGTATAGGTGCAAGTGACGCGTGTAGCGGTATCCTCAGCGGTGCCTAGTattggatataaccacacgcgtgtggtcgCATGcatgtggctgtatacactccAAATGTGAACTGCCCTGTAATATTCATTGACAATACGattattacaaatattaaagaaatcTAACGGGTGATTTCTGTAAACTATGTCTAAAAACATGATTGACATTGATCATTAAAATTCTAACCATATATTATCCAATATTGAAATCCAAACATGGACACCTATCTGATCCATTGAAGTTTAAACTGCTAATGATCAGCATGATCGgtggccgcggaacggttttgaaggggggggggggggactctgCATCCATACAAAGAATCATAATAATATGGTAATTTTAACGTTTTTGTTCACGGTTTGGGAAAAAGCGCGGGGGCTGAATTCCCATCAGCCCGTCCCCCGTTTCCGCGGCCGCTGATGCTGATGTTATTTCTAGTGTGTGTGCTTTATTTCAgattgtaattttgaaaaaaaaatagtttatcaCCAGCACCAGCTGTCAACGTCTAACTCGAACATTTTGAAATAGCAGTAATCTATACGATCGTGCTGCGAAGGGAAATGGCGACCTCTTGGACCATATCACTCAAGTCATAAATGTTAAACAGCACATCACGAAACCGAATCAGTTGAAAAGGAAACCAGTAGGACTCGTTTGACTTAATACCAGCGATTCTTTCCCAAAAGTGTATAGCATCAGGGAGTCTCATCAAGTTTGACTTGATAAGAGTATATTTGCCTTTGTTGGATTTCATGTCGTTCTGAAAGCAAGTCTTCGTACAGTCAGATTCGATATGACAAGCGCTTTTGAACATACTGTGGTTCTTGTTCTAACGCTCTTCAGTTGTGGTAGGTTTACGTCGGTATATCTGTATTTGACCCATTTTCCGTTAACGATTAAACGAGCACCGTAATTTATAAAAGGTTCTCTATGTGTACATTGTAAGTACCTTTACATGGCTATTACAACACATCTTCATGTGCTCACATTCCATATGCAAAGCGGCTTACTGACAttttttggagaacaatatccTTCGATTCCTCTAGAGGATGACCAAAGGACAAAAATATTCCCAGCCATTATTAAATGGTGAGCATCTGGTGATATTTGCAACACCCCTCCTTCTGAATAGATACTCGTGGCCTCAATTAATTAATGATGCATTACAgtcattaaatgaataaatagtgaAATAAATCGATAAGTGGattagaaataaaagaagatgaaACGATTGAATGATCAGTGAtattaacaaatgaataattcataATGATGCCCCTTAAACTCACTTAAAGCAAAATGTTTTGATTGCATAAGTTCAGGAGAAATGACGCCAAATGAAATATCTTAATTTCCAAAATATTATCTTTCAATCTCACAGAAACAGAAGGGTTTGGTGTGTTGATCAACAGAGGCAAGTATCTTCCAGTGATTGGCGAGGATTTTACATTGGTGTGCACGTACACACTACAAGCCAGAAATATGGAGATCACGTGGCAGAAGGATGGTGAATCACTGGCAACATGTGATTGTAGGGAAGATCGGTCCTGTGGGTTTACTGTTCTAGACCAATGGAAATTCAGCTTGGTGGCAGACGACTCCAGTGCTAATCTTACGATAAAACAACTGGTTGGTGAAGATAGCGGCCATTACAAATGTTCTGTTCGCCAAACTGCCTTTCCCTACATTACAGTATCAAGGAGCGTGCTCGTAACACCATTACTACCAGGTGCAGTaatagtttaaaaaataatgaccaAATTCAAGTCAATCCAATTTGAACAATGAAATCTTTAGACTAGAAATAGTACATGCAcgatatttagaaaataattaatCATACAGATTACTGAAGTATGTGAAACGCGATTAAACTCTGCTTAACTGAACGCTAAGAAAGGAAATAAACTAACAAAGCTAAACGAATTCATCAGCACACAACCCTTACAACCATGAAATActttttattatataatatatgtaaTGTGTTCATTCATAATTAGATAAAAGCTTTATCGACAtccacaaatacatgtatatacgtaCTTTTATTCAATGTAACATACTTCAAGAATagataatgaataatatatatGCTGTAGAAATCAAATCGCATATTTTGAAAGGAGcgtagctctcaaaaatgaaagaaaatgtcacactcttcgtcagtgcccatgatgttacaaaaaaagataattcaaGATTTGTTTCTTCAACAGTCGTGAAAAGACGTGTGTTCATTGGCATCCGGATTGTGAAGCTCATCTTTCTAAGAAATcaataaacacacacaccccaCACACATTGAACCTATTTAAATTGTGAATAATTGTGTATAGCTCTAATAGTACCTCCTTTTCAATCTTCTTTCACAGCTTCGCCTTCAGTAATCATAGTTACCGATAGATCAAGCCGTCTTTGCTCCGATAACTCCACTAGAACGATACTGGCCGGGGAGCCAAATGTGCTAACATGTACAGCATCGCAAGCAAGACCTCCTGCAATCCTTAACTGGATTGTACCAGATGATCTTACTTCCAACCAACAAGATCAGACCGATGTCGTTAAAGGCAACAGCTACACGTCTCAAAAGGTTGTTACAATCACGCCCTCTGTGAATGATCAAGGAAAGCACATCAGCTGCTTTGCGTCACACCAAACACTCCAGAGTGATCGTCAGTGTATTGTATTCCTAAATGTTCACGGTATGTTAACgtaattcatgaaaaagaaaaccaaaaacAAAAGTGATTTTCATGACATTTTCCTGAGCAGTGCTGAGATTAGCAAATGATATTGTCCTGTTCAAATTAGtctgtattttttgtaattcaatcCATGTTCTCCTATAAAATTTAACCCTTATCCATCGTTACACAAGACATGAAATGGTATTTGCTTTAAGCACAGACCGATTCAAATTGACATACCGTATATCGCAGATTCCCCCATCTTTATTTCACCTTTCCTATATAGTTCTTCCATCTAGCACGACAATCTTTCAATCTGGAAATGGCAAAGACTACCGGACATCACCAACATTTATTTATGTTCAAGAAGGTTCTTCGGCTTCAATCACCTGTCAAAGTATTCGATCACGACCGGCAGTTAAACTGACATGGAGCATTGACGACCCTGATATTCCTCCTAGAAATGAAAGTCTGTCGAAGACTCAAAATCCTGTAGACGGCAGTCTGTTTGATACCAAAAGTACTTTCAAGTTGCATCTGTATAGGAAGTATCAAGGGTTGATTCTCTGGTGCTATGTTTATCTAGGTGAAGATTTTGTCGAACGACAGTTTGTTACAATATCAACATATGGTACGTGGATATTTCatctcttatatatatatatacatgcatatatgtGTATGTCTCTGTTGGCATTTTACAGACGTGTCGGGACATTTACTAAAATAGTTCCTAAGCTATTATTagcagggctcgaacctcgagcCTTTCACCCCGTATCTTTCCACATTTTCTACCTTTTATTACAGACGCAAAACACAACAGTGCTGACCGCACAGAAACGGTGTTAGCGCTAACGACATGAACAATGCGCTAACAAATGCCCTATTACAACCGGTAATGTGGCAGCGATGCCCAATGTTTTAATCAATGCATTGCGTACacattgaaatatgttttgactccacaatccgaaagatgtgactgggcATACTGTTAGCGCTCTATTAGGCTAACAACGCTTCTGTGCGGCCGGCACaaggtcatttttttaaatgctttgTACTGGAACTAATACTTTCAAAAACAAATACCAGGAGGTTTTTGTGCGCACGTGTGTGTGTGGTATTCATTGATTTAACAATTTGATTTCGTTTCGTTGAGGTTGATATATTAATGATCTTCTAGAACGGACGTTTTCGGAAAGCAAGATATGGTAATTGATTAGGCCGACATGtgtatttttctgtaaaaataaaGCTTCATCAAGCAGATAACCCATGTCCACTAATGATTTTCATGCTTTAATAGAACGTGTCACTTTTCCATTTCTCTTAACATGCTACAGCACCACCGGATGAGGTCGTTATGACTTTACCTGCTGAATTAAAAGAAGGGATAGAAGCCACCGTGATCTGCAAGGTTGCCAATGGGTACCCAGCTCCTTGCATTTATTGGTACATAGGATCAAGAAATGTGACAGGTCATTCATCCCTGAATATTAGTGAAAATGATGCAGGTCGATATGACGCTGAAAGTACTTTGACTTTCATACCAAAGAGGTTGGACCATGGGAAACATCTCCTATGCCTGGCAGTTCTACCTACATTATCCACCACTTGGTCTGTGAATGATAGCATGGTTTTATACATAACAGGTGCCTTGTTTTTCAGTATCGTATCAATATGATTTTCGATGTTTTCCAATTACATTTTTGAAGCAAGGAAGTCCATAGAGTGATGCAGAATGTAAGGATATGTTTGTAACTTTTGTGTAGTATCTTTCCGTTAACTTGATTTTTCGAACACCTATAGCTTATTCATGTACGACATAACTGCATATGTGTCACTTTAGTTATTCGTCTAACAAACACACACCTAATGATCAAACATTTTGAATTCATTCTTAATTGAATTTATCCAATAAGATAAATATAATCTACCTGTTTGGTCTATAGACTTTATACTTAAATAGACTACTTAGCTAACtatcaattatttttaaatcaattaacTTTAAACAGCAGTGAGACCCGATTCACCTTCTTGGTTCATAGTCAATCAAAACCAGACGACATCTTCGACTATCCTCGCAGCCTGAGAACCTAGGTGCGTCAGAGCTGGACATGCATAAATAATGTCGGTAGGTCGAATCagctttcattttatttcattttattggcatatttcacaaaatggaTAACAGAATATCAACACAATGAAAACCAATGCATTTGATAGTAATGCTAAAGAATTCCGGGgggtaaaataatgaatttcattcattcattccggTTTATTGTACAAAATACTTCCTTGTTAAAACAGTTGGGAGACTGATACACACGAAGATTACAATGTATACATAAATTTCATTGTTACATAAGTGAAATGAAGTAGTCAAATAATATAACGTAACAATTAATTGATTGACGTTGGTATATTGCACTTTCAAGGTAATTCTAGATGTGAGCACGttacaaatttatttccaaagatATTTATAAAAGCTATAATATGGTAATGATAACTGAAATGCATGCACTAAATTCAATAAACAAATCTATAAGTTGGGAGAAGGTTAAGATTGGGATATAAAATTAAATCGTAAAGTGGAAGGTTCacattgagaaataaaaatggaattatgtttttaatatatatattttaatgctAATGTAAGACATCTGACATACGGAAAAGGAGGCCTGGAGTACGGTAAATTGTATCATTATagattatatcattattgtcactgtatataaaaatatcgtcactatatttattattataatcattaccatTTAATAGTTATCATTTGCATAGAGATCAATAtcgttatcataatcatcaaacaCATAAGGCATGAAAAGCTAGATAAACTACATGATGTAGTATTATATTGCATGCATATCCAATTGGCCTACGTTTGAGTTAGATGTtatcaaaattgatgaaaagtgaataaaaaagaaacatctaTATTCAATTAAATCCTCAGGAATTAAAGAATTTTATATTCGTATTTAATTGTGATATTGTATACGGTGTTTAATAGCAGTAAGATTTcttttaatgtaaaaaggtTTATGAATAcggaatttattcatttatcaatagTTAGAAACATCAAGTGTTAACTTATCTAGTAATTAagcatatgaaataaataaaaaacgtGTGTGATTTCAAAAAAGGCAATTATATACTTTTTAGAGATAAACAGAGATGGATATTCTTGGCAAACACAATATACTGATTAATAGCATAAAACTACATGTTGGAATTTAGCATTCTAGTTAAGGAGGGAATCGCAGAGTTCTTGTATCGTTGGGTTTTGCAACGTGGCAAGTGGAGTAGATGAGCATTTCTTAATCCTGAACTACGATTAGAGATGCTTTGACGAGTGACCGGTAGCATGACACGGTGGCGATCAGATTTCAGGAGACCGCGTCCAAATCGCAAGAAGGTCATTCCTGCGCTCACACAACATAGTTAACTTAAAAAGAGCAAGCCGTTGTGCATATAAGAGGGGAGACGGGTACCCCGGGTACAATGAAACAAAGCGCACGTTTTTGGATCCGTTCAGTTTAATGACTAAgtttataacaataaatgaaaatctgcAATGAAGGAGACGGGACACACACAAATTCAGACTAAATTGTTTTGAGATAGCCAAAGATAATAAGGCAAAAGCATGAATCGGATTCACCAATACAGCATGATGGGAGCCATCTTACCCTGTATGCCCTCTACTTCTAGTGGATTAAATGGATTACACCACAAGATACCACGAGACTGTatttatatttacaaatatacaatgCATTGCTATGTGGAAATATTTATCAAACAACATACCTGTTTTCTAGTGATTTGCTGTAGCGCATAGACCGCAAAAAGGAATTCCATGTTGTCTGCAGTAATATCTGATAGGTTTGTAATATATATCGTATATACAGATCTCATCATAATGTTCCCcagttcttttcttttttttctctgctgGTACTAGAAGCCATCACAGCCAACAAGTTGTGGAAATTAATTCGGtaggaataaaaaaacaatgttttatattaaaatgACTGGTATGCAGTTGCGTTTAGCTAACATATGGGTAGACGTGACTTCCCTGATCTAAGTTTTTCAGGGGTCACCAAATGGATAAAATATTtctatagaaaaaaatgaatttatcaaAGTCATCTCATAATAATCGCATGTGTCAAAGATTCAAGCAATGGTTGGTCATGTTGGTGTTATGGTTTGCACCAGCTGAAGATCAACAAGGCATGTAAGGAAAAGCCATGTAAGATGGCGTTGCGATGATGTCATTGCATAAGGTCATCCCGAAGGATATGCGTCGTGGCAGTTCTCTGGACGCCTTCCCAATCCATTGTATGCTCGGTTAAGCAACCTCGACATAAAACCGGCTATGGGGAAGGAACACACTCTGTCGTCCGAACAAATGCAgctatatatatgatatatgaaatatcgCACTTTCATTTTCGACCGCTGACAACCTAAGACATTAAGTCGTACATGCACTTTTGAAATGTGCTTAACGGCATAGGCTAGCGAAAGTAAGGAATAAACCTCACCGTCATCATTATTACATCAATGTGTTTGAGACACATCGGGAATGtcttaaaaacaatttttctcACCTACTGCAACTATCTTACATTCTGATAATGAATGTTTCTTTGTTGCCAGGATCACTGGATTGGACATTATCACTCTGATCTAAAATGGCGTACCATATTTGGTGCATGTTTGCTCTTCTTGTGTTTGGCAAAGGTATGTCgaatttgattaaatttgaataaacttgAATCTATACATATTGGCTTGTAGCgggtttttttccttctctttgtAAAGGTAGGCTGTTAATAAAACTAAGAATATAGAAATAATGACTTCTTCCGTTactgtatgattattttcagtgaGTTTAAGGTCAAAGCAGACTGCCgacaaaaaacatattttcccattcatgctTGCCATTCGCAGGATCAAAAAAATATGGACTGTGTTACGCATTTAAGGTGCACGAAGGGTGTTATCCTTCGCAAAATGGTGCAACCTGTAGCAAAACGCGAACAAGTGCAAGTTTGAACCCCTTTTGTCACGTTTGAGTCAAATATGAACGTGAATCTTGAAGGGTGCAATTTGCAGCTCTTGATACTAGTCTAAAAAAGATGACGGTCTTGTAAAGTTCTATGGATTAGCAATACGTCTATCATTACCAATCATTGACAATATTCCTTACCAATCCATTTACAGGCTCCCCCTCTACCATGTCTACAGCCACGATATCTTTTCAACGAAGGCAGTTCCTACCTGTCAAAGGAGAAGATTTTACGATGAAGTGCACCTATTTCCCTCCTTCGAATGATCGCACTGTCAAGTGGAAACACGAAGAAACGCGAATTGCGTCTGAGTGGTGCACAACTGCGAGTGAATGTACACCCAATATTTCAAATCCTACAAAGTACAAGTTAATGGGTGATGACCGCAGCACATCGCTTACGATAATCAATTTGAACACTGGTGACAATGGGAGATACACATGCACTGTATTTAACCTACATGGAGAACGTTCAACGACTGAAATACTGAAAGTACTAACTCCAGGTAAGAACAAAAGGGAGGTTGGACAGCATGGGGGACATTTCATTCCACCTACCtaatattgtttttgtttaagcACGCACGCTATTTTGCGACGCATAACATTTTAATCTTAGCAATTTTTAAATGATAACCATGTTCTTACAGAAAGATGAAAAAACCTATCCCTATGTAGTAGTTGCATTAACCACTATGAGCACGAtgttataaaatcaaatatctaCGAATGGGTAGGCCTACTCATCCAGTATTGTACCATCATTCTTACCCACTGAAAAGAATTCGTTGTGAAAGCCCAAACCCATTTTACCTAGAGCTCATGACTATTCGCAGtttaaaacagtaaaaaaaaacagtaatttGAACAAgtattccagtgaaaaataagggtaATGCCGATTTTTAAcaagtgtgaaaccaaactagaatcccgaacgctaatcacaatcacgaagtCAAATTCTTCTCCTGAAGGGAAATTCCAGTAAAATTTCACCCAAATTACGGTACAAATCTTCCGTGTGAAAGCTCCggtgattctaaagacgaatccAAGATTAACGCGTGAAAAGGCTCATGATCAAACTGCAAAGATTCTATCGACGATGCTTTTTGTTCACCAAACATGTGAAAGATGATGTGATTGTAgatatttttagttttacatAACCCCCGTCACCTCCTGCTTTCTGTATCATTTCATAAAACGGGCTCTTTCCGACGTGTTATTTGTAAGAAGTTGTTAAATATGAATACATAGACGGGGCATAAATGTATGTGGCAAGGTTAAacataatatgaataatatgactgttctattactttttattatttatttgtttattcagcCCTTT from Lytechinus variegatus isolate NC3 chromosome 8, Lvar_3.0, whole genome shotgun sequence includes the following:
- the LOC121420252 gene encoding nephrin-like, whose protein sequence is MEITWQKDGESLATCDCREDRSCGFTVLDQWKFSLVADDSSANLTIKQLVGEDSGHYKCSVRQTAFPYITVSRSVLVTPLLPASPSVIIVTDRSSRLCSDNSTRTILAGEPNVLTCTASQARPPAILNWIVPDDLTSNQQDQTDVVKGNSYTSQKVVTITPSVNDQGKHISCFASHQTLQSDRQCIVFLNVHVLPSSTTIFQSGNGKDYRTSPTFIYVQEGSSASITCQSIRSRPAVKLTWSIDDPDIPPRNESLSKTQNPVDGSLFDTKSTFKLHLYRKYQGLILWCYVYLGEDFVERQFVTISTYAPPDEVVMTLPAELKEGIEATVICKVANGYPAPCIYWYIGSRNVTGHSSLNISENDAGRYDAESTLTFIPKRLDHGKHLLCLAVLPTLSTTWSVNDSMVLYITAVRPDSPSWFIVNQNQTTSSTILAA